One stretch of Sphingomonas sp. HF-S4 DNA includes these proteins:
- a CDS encoding DUF72 domain-containing protein: protein MASAPIRIGIGGWTFEPWRGTFYPEGLAQKKELEYASRQLTAIEVNGTYYSTFKPATFEGWARTAPDGFVFTLKGSRFCTNRKVLAEAGDSVRRFVGQGLVELGDKLGPIFWQFMATKKFEPEDFRAFLALLPLEEAGVPLRHAIQVRHDSFAVPEFVAMCREAGVAIVYADSPTYPAIADITGDFVYARLEAGEDDNPLCYPEGDFPRWIEAATTWASGGRPDGLPYVEDKAPPRQPRETFIFFIHGGKVRAPAAAQELIRRLA, encoded by the coding sequence ATGGCAAGCGCACCCATTCGAATCGGCATCGGCGGCTGGACCTTCGAACCCTGGCGCGGGACCTTTTATCCCGAGGGGCTCGCCCAGAAGAAGGAACTCGAATACGCGTCGCGCCAGCTGACCGCGATCGAAGTCAACGGCACCTATTATTCCACCTTCAAGCCGGCGACGTTCGAGGGCTGGGCGAGGACCGCGCCCGACGGCTTCGTGTTCACGCTCAAGGGCTCGCGCTTCTGCACCAACCGGAAAGTGCTCGCCGAGGCGGGCGATTCGGTGCGGCGCTTCGTCGGCCAGGGGCTGGTCGAGCTCGGCGACAAGCTCGGCCCGATCTTCTGGCAGTTCATGGCGACCAAGAAGTTCGAGCCCGAGGATTTCCGTGCCTTCCTGGCGCTGCTGCCCCTTGAAGAGGCCGGCGTGCCGCTGCGCCACGCGATCCAGGTTCGGCACGATAGCTTCGCAGTGCCCGAATTCGTCGCGATGTGCCGCGAAGCCGGCGTGGCGATCGTCTATGCCGATTCGCCGACCTATCCGGCGATCGCCGACATCACCGGCGACTTCGTCTATGCGCGGCTGGAAGCGGGCGAAGACGATAACCCGCTCTGCTATCCCGAGGGCGACTTCCCGCGCTGGATCGAGGCGGCAACGACCTGGGCGTCGGGCGGACGGCCCGACGGCCTGCCCTATGTCGAGGACAAGGCGCCGCCCCGGCAACCGCGCGAAACCTTCATTTTCTTTATCCACGGCGGCAAGGTCCGCGCGCCCGCCGCGGCGCAGGAGCTGATCCGGCGGCTAGCCTAG
- a CDS encoding FAD-dependent oxidoreductase: MRPLDIAIAGCGPAGLAAALLLHRDGHRVTLFERFEAPRPIGSGLMLQPTGLAVLRHLGLEDALVARGARIARLTGEADGRTVLDVHYAALRGERFGLGIHRASLFEMLHEAVIAAGIPIRTGCEVRDVIRGDDAIRLRTAGGDSSAGDLVIDALGARSPLAAGGRGLAYGALWATLPWQAGFDPAALQQRYRRASVMAGVLPTGQGQAAFFWSLRADRLEAWRAAGLDAWKAEVAALWPATQPLLDAIVDPDQLTFARYAHRTLAAPAAPRLIHIGDAWHSTSPQLGQGANMALLDAFALAKALREGESLSEALAHAVALRRRHVRLYQAMSRVLTPVYQSDGRLVPLVRDRLVGPISRLRPVMTLQAAMVSGLVGNPLRPLGLG; encoded by the coding sequence CTGAGGCCGCTCGACATCGCGATCGCCGGCTGCGGGCCGGCGGGTCTCGCCGCGGCGCTGCTGCTCCACCGCGACGGGCACCGCGTCACGTTGTTCGAGCGCTTCGAGGCGCCGCGGCCGATCGGATCGGGGCTGATGCTCCAGCCGACCGGGCTCGCGGTGCTGCGCCACCTCGGGCTGGAGGATGCGCTGGTAGCACGGGGCGCGCGGATTGCGCGGCTGACCGGCGAGGCCGATGGCCGTACCGTGCTCGACGTCCACTATGCCGCGCTGAGGGGCGAACGCTTCGGGCTGGGTATCCACCGCGCCTCGCTGTTCGAAATGCTCCACGAAGCCGTGATCGCGGCGGGAATCCCGATCCGCACAGGGTGCGAGGTTCGCGATGTGATTCGGGGTGACGACGCGATTCGGCTGCGGACCGCGGGCGGCGATTCGTCGGCAGGCGACCTGGTGATCGACGCGCTCGGCGCGCGCAGTCCGCTGGCGGCGGGAGGGCGCGGGCTGGCATATGGCGCCTTATGGGCAACCTTGCCCTGGCAGGCGGGGTTCGACCCGGCGGCGCTCCAGCAGCGCTATCGGCGGGCGAGCGTGATGGCCGGGGTGCTCCCGACGGGGCAGGGGCAGGCCGCGTTCTTCTGGTCGCTGCGCGCCGACCGGCTGGAGGCATGGCGCGCGGCGGGTCTCGATGCGTGGAAGGCCGAAGTGGCGGCGTTGTGGCCTGCGACCCAGCCTCTGCTCGACGCGATCGTCGATCCCGACCAGCTCACCTTCGCGCGTTATGCCCACCGCACGCTCGCCGCGCCGGCTGCGCCCAGGCTGATCCATATCGGCGATGCCTGGCATTCGACCAGCCCGCAGCTCGGCCAGGGCGCCAACATGGCGCTGCTCGATGCGTTCGCGCTCGCCAAGGCGCTGCGCGAGGGGGAGTCGCTGTCCGAGGCGCTGGCGCACGCGGTGGCGCTGCGGCGGCGGCATGTGCGGCTGTACCAGGCGATGAGCCGGGTGCTGACGCCGGTCTACCAGTCCGACGGACGGCTGGTGCCACTGGTGCGCGACCGGCTGGTCGGGCCGATCTCGCGGCTGCGGCCGGTGATGACGCTCCAGGCGGCGATGGTCAGCGGGTTGGTGGGCAATCCGCTGCGTCCGCTCGGGCTAGGCTAG
- a CDS encoding uroporphyrinogen-III synthase has product MSRAIAVLRPEPGNRVTAAAIEAHGRSAIRMPLFEVRPVMWGVPEVERFDALILTSANAVRHGGAGLSALRRLPVYAVGKATADAAARAGFDVAGIGTEGAAMLVAHAEAAGVRHALHLAGRERTLEAGGIVADVRTVYASETRDPEQVERLAGCIALVQSARAGGALAKLVGEAGLDRSAIALVAISAAAATAAGPGWERVRVPAAATSEALIEAAIALAD; this is encoded by the coding sequence ATGAGCCGCGCGATCGCGGTGTTGCGGCCCGAGCCGGGCAACCGCGTCACCGCGGCGGCGATCGAGGCGCACGGCCGCAGCGCGATTCGCATGCCGCTGTTCGAGGTGCGGCCGGTAATGTGGGGCGTTCCCGAGGTCGAGCGCTTCGACGCGTTGATACTGACCAGCGCCAATGCCGTGCGGCATGGCGGGGCGGGTCTTTCGGCGCTTCGACGCCTGCCGGTCTACGCGGTTGGCAAGGCGACCGCCGATGCGGCAGCGCGCGCCGGATTCGATGTCGCAGGCATCGGCACGGAAGGCGCCGCGATGCTGGTGGCGCACGCGGAAGCGGCCGGGGTGCGCCATGCACTGCACCTGGCGGGGCGCGAACGCACGCTGGAGGCCGGCGGAATCGTAGCCGATGTGCGTACCGTCTATGCCAGCGAAACGCGCGATCCCGAACAGGTCGAGCGGCTGGCAGGCTGCATCGCGTTGGTCCAGTCAGCGCGTGCCGGTGGCGCGCTTGCCAAGCTCGTCGGCGAGGCGGGGCTCGATCGATCCGCGATCGCGCTGGTTGCAATCAGCGCCGCGGCTGCGACGGCTGCCGGTCCCGGCTGGGAGCGTGTGCGGGTGCCCGCCGCGGCCACCAGCGAGGCACTGATCGAAGCGGCAATCGCGCTCGCCGATTGA
- a CDS encoding CaiB/BaiF CoA transferase family protein, giving the protein MKPLEGIKVVELARILAGPWCGQLLADLGAEVIKVERPGEGDDTRHWGPPFMHGPDGADLDAAYFHATNRGKESRAIDIATPEGQAEVRALIAEADVVIENYKVGGLVKYGLDAASLRTAHPRLVICSITGFGQDGPYAHRAGYDFIIQGMGGIMSLTGEPGGAPQKAGVAYADLFTGIYSSTAILAALRRRDVTGEGAHIDMALLDTQVGVLANQALNWMANPAKVPHRMGNGHANLVPYQGFETRDGALIVAVGNDSQFAKLCGVLGLDLADDERFATNPARVTNRATLLPQIDVAIRGWAKADLYEALDAAGVPAGPINAVDEVFADPQVRARGMAIERDGVPGLASPIVIDGERMVSDRSSPRRPG; this is encoded by the coding sequence GTGAAGCCGCTGGAGGGCATCAAGGTCGTCGAGTTGGCGCGGATCCTCGCCGGGCCGTGGTGCGGCCAGTTGCTCGCCGATCTCGGTGCCGAAGTGATCAAGGTCGAGCGGCCGGGCGAAGGCGACGACACGCGGCATTGGGGGCCGCCCTTCATGCACGGCCCGGACGGCGCCGACCTCGACGCCGCCTATTTCCACGCGACCAATCGCGGCAAGGAAAGCCGCGCGATCGACATCGCGACGCCCGAGGGCCAGGCCGAGGTCCGCGCGCTGATCGCCGAGGCCGATGTGGTGATCGAGAACTACAAGGTCGGCGGGCTGGTCAAATACGGGCTCGATGCCGCCAGCCTTCGCACGGCGCACCCGCGGCTGGTGATATGCTCGATCACGGGGTTCGGGCAGGACGGGCCATATGCGCACCGCGCCGGCTACGACTTCATCATCCAGGGGATGGGCGGGATCATGTCGCTGACCGGCGAGCCCGGTGGCGCCCCGCAAAAGGCCGGGGTCGCCTATGCCGACCTTTTTACCGGGATCTATTCGTCGACAGCGATCCTCGCGGCGCTGCGACGTCGTGACGTCACCGGCGAGGGCGCGCATATCGACATGGCGCTGCTCGACACCCAGGTCGGCGTGCTCGCCAACCAGGCGCTCAACTGGATGGCCAACCCCGCAAAGGTGCCGCACCGGATGGGCAATGGCCACGCCAACCTCGTCCCCTATCAGGGGTTCGAGACAAGGGACGGCGCGCTGATCGTCGCGGTGGGCAACGATTCGCAGTTTGCGAAACTCTGCGGCGTGCTCGGGCTCGATCTCGCCGACGACGAACGCTTCGCGACCAATCCGGCGCGAGTGACCAACCGGGCGACGCTGCTTCCGCAGATCGACGTGGCGATCCGCGGCTGGGCCAAGGCCGATCTCTACGAGGCGCTCGACGCGGCGGGCGTGCCGGCGGGGCCGATCAATGCGGTGGACGAGGTTTTCGCCGATCCGCAGGTGCGCGCGCGGGGGATGGCGATCGAACGCGACGGCGTGCCAGGGCTGGCGAGCCCGATCGTGATCGACGGCGAGCGGATGGTCTCGGACCGGTCGAGCCCGCGGCGGCCGGGCTGA
- the hemC gene encoding hydroxymethylbilane synthase translates to MPIFRLGTRGSPLALTQAHMVRDALVAAHALAADAIEIVPIRTTGDKVQDRALAEIGGKALWTKELDRALLAGEIDAAVHSMKDVETVRPEAISIVAMLPRADVRDRLVGAESIDALRQGAVIGTSSPRRAAQMRHLRPDLETIVFRGNVDTRLAKLAAGEVDATLLAAAGLERLGRHDVGTAIPINVMLPAPAQGAVGIECRTDDDRARGMLAKIDDPQTHACVLAERALLAALKADCHSPVAALATIEGAIMTLRAELLSEDGSVHVYAQEAGAPTDPVLSIAVARDLLVGAPPEIRRLFGG, encoded by the coding sequence ATGCCTATCTTCCGCCTCGGCACCCGCGGCTCGCCGCTCGCCCTCACCCAGGCCCATATGGTCCGCGACGCGCTGGTCGCCGCGCACGCGCTTGCCGCCGACGCCATCGAGATCGTCCCGATCCGCACCACCGGCGACAAGGTGCAGGATCGCGCGCTCGCCGAGATCGGCGGCAAGGCGCTGTGGACCAAGGAGCTCGATCGCGCGCTGCTTGCCGGCGAGATCGACGCCGCGGTGCATTCTATGAAGGATGTCGAGACGGTGCGGCCCGAGGCGATCTCGATCGTTGCGATGTTGCCGCGGGCGGACGTTCGCGACCGGCTGGTCGGGGCCGAGTCGATCGACGCACTGCGCCAGGGAGCGGTGATCGGGACCAGCTCGCCGCGGCGCGCGGCGCAGATGCGCCACCTTCGCCCCGATTTGGAGACGATCGTCTTCCGCGGCAATGTCGATACCCGACTGGCGAAGCTCGCAGCGGGCGAAGTCGATGCCACCCTGCTGGCCGCGGCGGGGCTAGAGCGACTGGGACGTCATGACGTCGGCACCGCGATCCCGATCAACGTGATGCTGCCCGCGCCGGCGCAGGGGGCCGTGGGGATCGAATGCCGCACCGATGACGACCGCGCTCGCGGAATGCTCGCCAAGATCGACGACCCGCAGACGCATGCCTGCGTGCTCGCCGAGCGCGCGCTGCTCGCCGCGCTCAAGGCCGATTGCCACTCCCCGGTCGCGGCACTGGCGACGATCGAAGGCGCGATCATGACGCTGCGCGCCGAGCTGCTGTCGGAAGACGGCAGCGTCCATGTCTATGCCCAGGAGGCGGGGGCGCCGACCGACCCGGTGCTATCGATCGCCGTCGCGCGCGACCTCCTGGTCGGGGCGCCGCCGGAAATTCGCCGGCTGTTCGGCGGATGA
- a CDS encoding DUF1697 domain-containing protein, with product MKRWAGLLKGVNVGGNRKLPMAELRVLVEGLGYDNVKTLLASGNVVFDAPGAAADIVAKLEAALAEHGCKTDVLLRDLAEIDAVIDANPFAYAAEDHPSHLLVVFHRDPFPGGLIDKVAEIYTGPEHLHAEGRELFVDYPENIGESKLDRAMAKLKFPALATARNWNTVQKLRALLDA from the coding sequence GTGAAGCGCTGGGCTGGGCTCCTGAAAGGCGTCAATGTCGGGGGCAACCGCAAGTTGCCGATGGCCGAGTTGCGAGTGCTCGTCGAAGGCCTTGGCTATGATAACGTCAAAACGCTGCTCGCTTCGGGCAATGTCGTGTTCGACGCGCCGGGCGCCGCCGCAGACATCGTCGCGAAACTTGAGGCTGCGCTGGCCGAGCACGGCTGCAAGACCGACGTGCTGCTCCGCGACCTGGCCGAGATTGACGCCGTGATCGACGCCAACCCCTTTGCCTACGCCGCCGAGGACCATCCCAGCCACTTGCTCGTGGTGTTCCACCGCGATCCCTTCCCCGGCGGGCTGATCGACAAGGTGGCGGAAATCTACACCGGCCCCGAGCATCTCCATGCGGAGGGTCGCGAGCTGTTCGTCGATTATCCTGAAAATATCGGCGAATCGAAGCTCGACCGCGCGATGGCCAAGCTCAAATTTCCGGCGCTCGCCACTGCGCGCAACTGGAATACGGTGCAGAAGCTCCGCGCGTTGCTCGACGCCTAG
- a CDS encoding NAD(P)H-dependent glycerol-3-phosphate dehydrogenase, giving the protein MRIGVIGGGAWGTALAQVAARGGQPVTLWAREPDVVESVNAAHENRQFLAGVPLSESIRATGDLAELANHDALLVVAPAQHVRAVLAAAPVGSTPLVLCAKGIEAGTRLLVGEVAHQAAPDAPIAVLSGPTFAHEVARGLPTAVTLACEDEALRTALAERLAGPAFRTYASADVIGAEIGGAVKNVLAIACGVVEGAGLGLNARAALIARGFAEMTRFGLARGGQAETLTGLSGLGDLVLTCSSTNSRNFSLGVGLGQGRSAAALLADRKTVAEGAHTAPVLREAAAEAGVDMPVTAAVNALLEGAAVREVIEALLSRPLREELA; this is encoded by the coding sequence ATGAGAATTGGCGTCATCGGCGGCGGCGCCTGGGGCACTGCGTTGGCGCAGGTCGCTGCGCGCGGTGGCCAGCCCGTCACGCTTTGGGCGCGCGAGCCCGACGTAGTCGAGAGCGTCAATGCGGCCCATGAGAACCGCCAGTTTCTCGCCGGGGTGCCGCTGTCCGAATCGATCCGCGCCACCGGCGACCTTGCCGAACTGGCGAATCACGATGCCTTGCTCGTCGTCGCGCCCGCCCAGCATGTGCGGGCGGTGCTAGCCGCGGCGCCCGTCGGCAGTACGCCCCTCGTTCTCTGCGCGAAGGGCATCGAGGCCGGCACGCGGCTGCTCGTCGGCGAAGTCGCGCACCAGGCCGCGCCCGATGCGCCGATCGCAGTCCTGTCCGGTCCGACTTTCGCGCACGAAGTCGCCAGGGGGCTGCCGACCGCGGTCACGCTGGCCTGCGAGGACGAGGCGCTGCGCACCGCGCTCGCCGAGCGGCTCGCCGGCCCCGCCTTCCGCACCTATGCCTCGGCCGACGTGATCGGCGCCGAGATCGGCGGCGCGGTCAAGAACGTCCTCGCGATCGCGTGCGGCGTGGTCGAGGGCGCCGGGCTCGGGCTCAACGCGCGCGCCGCGCTGATCGCGCGCGGCTTTGCCGAGATGACGCGCTTCGGCCTCGCGCGTGGCGGGCAGGCCGAGACGCTCACCGGGCTGTCGGGGCTTGGCGATCTCGTCCTCACCTGCAGCTCGACCAATTCGCGCAACTTCTCGCTCGGCGTCGGGCTCGGCCAGGGCCGCAGCGCCGCCGCGCTGCTGGCCGACCGCAAGACCGTTGCCGAAGGCGCGCATACCGCCCCCGTCCTCCGTGAGGCCGCAGCCGAGGCAGGCGTCGACATGCCCGTGACCGCGGCGGTCAACGCGCTGCTCGAAGGCGCGGCGGTGCGCGAGGTGATCGAGGCCTTGCTCAGCCGCCCGCTGCGCGAGGAACTGGCGTGA
- a CDS encoding GNAT family N-acetyltransferase yields the protein MTEPDRQPTLTGERVILRPSTPDDWDALFAVASDPLIWEVHPAHDRWQESVFRAYFDAGIASGGALTIFDKATGAVIGSSRFDNWKPETDQIEIGWTYLKRDYWGGSYNREIKRLMLDHIHRFVATAVFTVGEGNIRSRKAMEKIGGVLRSGPPEMRFMAGEMKSHVIYEISRP from the coding sequence GTGACCGAACCCGATCGGCAACCGACCCTCACCGGCGAGCGTGTGATCCTGAGACCCAGCACGCCGGACGATTGGGACGCGCTCTTCGCCGTCGCGTCCGATCCGCTGATCTGGGAAGTCCATCCCGCGCACGATCGCTGGCAGGAAAGCGTGTTCCGCGCCTATTTCGACGCCGGGATCGCCAGCGGCGGCGCGCTGACCATATTCGACAAGGCCACCGGCGCCGTCATCGGCTCCTCGCGCTTCGATAATTGGAAGCCCGAGACCGACCAGATCGAGATCGGCTGGACCTATCTCAAGCGCGACTATTGGGGCGGCAGCTATAATCGCGAGATCAAGCGCCTGATGCTCGATCATATCCACCGCTTCGTAGCGACAGCGGTGTTCACCGTCGGCGAGGGCAATATCCGCTCGCGAAAGGCGATGGAGAAGATCGGCGGGGTGCTGCGCAGCGGGCCGCCCGAGATGCGATTCATGGCGGGCGAGATGAAGTCGCATGTGATCTACGAGATCAGCAGACCGTGA
- a CDS encoding acyl-CoA dehydrogenase — protein sequence MAEMGRFDWQDPFALDAQLTDEERMVQGAARDYAQGELLPRVTSAFLEERFDRAIMSEMGALGLLGPTIPESYGGAGLGYVAYGLVAREVERVDSGYRSAMSVQSSLVMHPIFAYGTEAQKRKYLPKLATGEWIGCFGLTEPDAGSDPGGMRTRAEQIDGGYRLTGTKMWITNSPIADVFVVWAKSDAHGGGIKGFVLERGMKGLSAPKIEGKLSLRASVTGEIVMDGVEVSEDALLPEVQGLRGPFGCLNRARYGIAWGTMGAAEACMHAARQYTLDRAQFGKPLAANQLVQLKLANMETEIALGLQAALRAGRMFDEGTLSPEAISIIKRNNCGKALDIARVARDMHGGNGISAEFHVMRHAINLETVNTYEGTHDVHGLILGRAITGIAAF from the coding sequence ATGGCAGAGATGGGCCGGTTCGACTGGCAGGATCCGTTCGCGCTTGATGCTCAGCTCACCGACGAGGAACGGATGGTGCAGGGTGCCGCGCGCGACTACGCGCAGGGCGAGCTGCTGCCGCGCGTCACCAGCGCGTTCCTCGAGGAGCGGTTCGACCGCGCGATCATGTCCGAAATGGGCGCGCTCGGGTTGCTCGGCCCGACGATCCCCGAAAGCTATGGCGGCGCCGGGCTCGGCTATGTCGCCTATGGCCTGGTCGCGCGCGAAGTCGAGCGTGTCGATTCGGGCTATCGTTCGGCGATGTCGGTGCAGAGCAGCCTCGTGATGCACCCGATCTTCGCCTACGGGACCGAGGCGCAGAAGCGGAAATACCTGCCCAAGCTCGCGACCGGCGAGTGGATCGGCTGTTTCGGGCTTACCGAACCCGATGCCGGCTCCGATCCCGGCGGCATGCGCACCCGCGCCGAGCAGATCGACGGGGGATACCGCCTCACCGGCACCAAGATGTGGATCACCAATTCGCCGATCGCCGATGTGTTCGTCGTGTGGGCGAAGAGCGACGCGCATGGCGGCGGGATCAAGGGCTTCGTGCTCGAGCGCGGGATGAAGGGGCTTTCGGCGCCCAAGATCGAAGGCAAGCTCTCGCTCCGTGCCTCGGTGACCGGCGAGATCGTGATGGACGGCGTCGAAGTAAGCGAGGACGCGCTGCTGCCCGAGGTCCAGGGGCTTCGGGGTCCGTTCGGCTGCCTCAACCGTGCGCGCTACGGCATCGCCTGGGGCACGATGGGCGCCGCCGAGGCGTGCATGCACGCCGCGCGGCAATACACGCTCGACCGTGCCCAGTTCGGCAAGCCGCTCGCGGCGAACCAGCTCGTGCAGTTGAAGCTCGCCAATATGGAGACCGAGATTGCGCTCGGCCTCCAGGCGGCACTGCGCGCGGGACGGATGTTCGACGAGGGGACGCTCAGCCCCGAGGCGATCAGCATCATCAAGCGCAACAATTGCGGCAAGGCGCTCGATATCGCGCGCGTCGCCCGCGACATGCACGGCGGCAACGGCATCTCGGCCGAGTTTCACGTGATGCGCCACGCGATCAACCTCGAGACGGTCAACACCTATGAGGGGACGCACGACGTCCACGGGCTGATCCTCGGCCGCGCGATCACGGGGATTGCGGCGTTTTAA
- a CDS encoding RsmB/NOP family class I SAM-dependent RNA methyltransferase: MNKPPHRRRRPDGQEPDAPGVPARRAALKLLDAVLRRGLALEQALDSAAHGLAPNDRGLAHAIAAEALRRLPDLDALIDSATQRPLPDDAKPRFALRIALVQALALGTPGHAAISTVLPLVDGGPRKLVHGVFGTLVRQGATLPEPPTLPDPVALRWHAAWGDQMIEDAEKAIAVPPPLDLTLRDSARVPDLAGASLLPGHLRLDEKAAIPTLEGYAEGDWWVQDLAASLPARLIGKGAGTALDLCAAPGGKTLQLAAAGWDVTAVDVSESRLARLHENLERTGLSAKVIAADLLQWQPEAPADAVLLDAPCSATGIFRRHPDVLHRVRPSLIAEMAALQAKLLARAVQWVKPGGTLVFSTCSLEPQEGEAQLERFLAEHSDFAIQPVTPDELPAGIAPRDNGSLRLLPGALAEAGGLDGFFIVRLRRS, from the coding sequence ATGAACAAGCCTCCCCATCGTCGCCGTCGCCCGGACGGTCAAGAGCCCGATGCCCCCGGCGTCCCCGCGCGCCGCGCCGCGCTCAAGCTGCTCGACGCGGTACTCCGCCGCGGCCTCGCGCTCGAACAGGCGCTCGATTCGGCGGCCCACGGCCTCGCGCCCAACGACCGCGGGCTCGCCCACGCGATCGCCGCCGAGGCGCTGCGCCGACTCCCTGATCTCGACGCGCTGATCGATTCGGCGACCCAGCGCCCGCTCCCCGACGACGCCAAGCCCCGATTCGCGCTGCGCATCGCGCTGGTCCAGGCGCTGGCGCTGGGCACGCCGGGGCATGCCGCGATCTCCACCGTGCTGCCGCTGGTAGATGGCGGCCCGCGAAAGCTCGTCCACGGCGTGTTCGGCACGCTGGTCCGCCAGGGCGCGACGCTGCCCGAGCCGCCGACGCTCCCCGATCCCGTCGCGCTGCGCTGGCATGCCGCCTGGGGCGACCAGATGATCGAGGATGCCGAAAAGGCGATCGCGGTCCCGCCGCCGCTCGACCTGACGTTGCGCGACTCGGCCCGTGTGCCCGACCTTGCCGGCGCCAGCCTGCTCCCCGGCCATCTCCGGCTCGACGAAAAGGCGGCGATCCCTACGCTCGAAGGCTATGCCGAGGGCGACTGGTGGGTGCAGGATCTCGCTGCCTCGCTCCCTGCCCGGCTGATCGGCAAGGGGGCTGGCACCGCGCTCGACCTGTGCGCCGCGCCGGGCGGCAAGACGCTCCAGCTAGCCGCGGCGGGATGGGACGTGACTGCGGTCGACGTCTCCGAAAGTCGTCTGGCGCGACTTCACGAGAATCTTGAGCGCACCGGGCTTTCGGCAAAGGTGATCGCCGCCGATCTGCTGCAATGGCAACCCGAAGCGCCCGCCGATGCGGTGCTGCTCGACGCGCCGTGCAGCGCCACCGGCATCTTCCGCCGCCACCCCGACGTGCTCCACCGCGTCCGCCCCTCGCTGATTGCCGAGATGGCGGCGCTCCAGGCCAAGCTGCTCGCTCGGGCGGTGCAATGGGTGAAGCCGGGCGGCACGCTGGTCTTTTCGACCTGTTCGCTCGAGCCCCAGGAAGGCGAGGCGCAGCTCGAACGTTTCCTGGCTGAACATTCCGACTTCGCGATCCAGCCGGTCACCCCGGACGAGCTTCCCGCCGGGATAGCCCCGCGCGACAACGGCAGCCTCCGCCTCCTCCCCGGCGCGCTCGCCGAGGCGGGCGGTCTCGACGGCTTCTTCATCGTCCGGCTGCGGCGCAGCTAG
- a CDS encoding DUF1674 domain-containing protein gives MGQRPSHVKPPSYLSKSPPVPKPEAAAPAKDPLDPTRYGDWERKGVAIDF, from the coding sequence ATGGGCCAGCGCCCGAGCCATGTGAAGCCCCCCAGCTATCTTTCGAAGAGCCCGCCGGTGCCCAAGCCCGAGGCCGCAGCGCCGGCGAAGGACCCGCTCGACCCGACGCGCTACGGCGATTGGGAGCGCAAGGGCGTCGCGATCGACTTCTAG
- the tsaD gene encoding tRNA (adenosine(37)-N6)-threonylcarbamoyltransferase complex transferase subunit TsaD, which produces MALILGLESSCDETAAALVTSDRRILAHTLAGQEAAHRPYGGVVPEIAARAHVEVMAPLVEAALAEAGVTLAEVDAIAATAGPGLIGGVMVGLVTGKALALASGKPLVAVNHLEGHGLSPRLSDPDLAFPYLLLLVSGGHCQLLLVEGVGRYRRLATTIDDAAGEAFDKTAKLLGLGFPGGPAVEKAAMAGDPHAVPLPRPLVGSGEPHFSFAGLKSDVARKAGKFPVADLAASFQQAVVDCLVDRTRIALRSVRPTALVVAGGVAANKAVRGALESLAAEHGLRFVAPPLWLCTDNAAMIAWAGAERFAAGLTDPLDVPARPRWPLDPDAEKVRGAGVKA; this is translated from the coding sequence ATGGCACTCATTCTGGGTCTCGAATCGAGCTGCGACGAAACCGCCGCCGCGCTGGTGACCAGCGACCGCCGTATCCTCGCGCATACGCTAGCCGGGCAGGAGGCCGCGCACCGTCCCTATGGCGGCGTCGTGCCCGAGATTGCGGCGCGCGCGCATGTCGAAGTGATGGCACCGCTGGTCGAGGCGGCGCTGGCCGAGGCTGGGGTGACGCTGGCCGAGGTCGATGCCATTGCCGCAACGGCCGGGCCCGGGCTGATCGGCGGGGTCATGGTCGGCCTCGTCACCGGCAAGGCGCTGGCGCTGGCGAGCGGCAAGCCCCTGGTCGCGGTCAACCATCTCGAAGGGCATGGCCTGTCGCCGCGGCTGAGCGATCCCGACCTTGCCTTCCCCTATCTGCTGCTGCTCGTCTCGGGCGGGCATTGCCAGCTGCTGCTGGTCGAAGGAGTCGGACGCTATCGCCGGCTTGCCACCACGATCGACGATGCCGCGGGCGAAGCGTTCGACAAGACCGCCAAGCTGCTCGGGCTCGGCTTCCCCGGCGGCCCCGCGGTCGAAAAGGCGGCGATGGCCGGCGACCCGCATGCAGTGCCGCTGCCGCGTCCGCTGGTCGGATCGGGCGAGCCGCATTTCTCGTTCGCGGGTCTAAAAAGCGACGTCGCGCGCAAGGCGGGCAAGTTCCCCGTCGCCGATCTCGCCGCATCGTTCCAGCAGGCGGTGGTCGATTGCCTGGTCGACCGCACTCGCATTGCCCTGCGCAGCGTCCGGCCGACCGCCTTGGTCGTCGCCGGCGGCGTCGCGGCGAACAAGGCGGTGCGCGGCGCGCTCGAATCGCTCGCCGCAGAGCATGGACTGCGCTTCGTCGCGCCGCCGCTCTGGCTGTGCACCGACAATGCCGCGATGATCGCCTGGGCCGGTGCCGAACGCTTCGCTGCGGGGCTGACCGATCCGCTCGACGTTCCCGCGCGACCGCGCTGGCCACTCGATCCGGATGCCGAGAAGGTGCGTGGCGCAGGGGTGAAGGCATGA